The genomic segment CAGCAGAATGAACTACTTTCTGCAGGAAGCAAAGTGTAAAGAGAGGGagatgggaagagggaaggagaaccTCTCCCTCATAggcaaagcctgggagggagaaggaggaaaggagacaCCATCTATTGTTGGCAGGAGTCGTGGGACATCACCAGTGCTGACTGCAGGGGCATGACACATAGTTAGTTAGACCACAATCCTTTGTGCACCACCATGCCTACAGGTTTGCATTAAAGGATGATATGGAGTTGTCTTTATAGGCATGTGTGTTAAGAATCAGGGACCTGCAAACATTACCTACATTAATTGTACTGCTGCCAATactcgaagagcctcttgtggcgcagagtggtaaggcagccgtctgaaagctttgcccataaggctgggagttcaatcccagcagccagctcaaggttgactcagccttccatccttccgaggtcggtaaaatgagtacccagcttgctggggggtaaacggtcatgactggggaaggcactggcaaaccaccccgtattgagtctgccatgaaaacgctagagggcgtcaccccaagggtcagacatgactcggtgcttgcacaggggatacctttaccttttacaatacTAGTAGTGGACACAGTGGACCAGCAGAATTAGATCGCAGTAGGTCTGACTAATACGGTGGGCACCATACTGGCATGTTCAGTCTGTAGAGTAAAGACCCAACATTGGGGTGCTTTTGCCTATACCTTTGATAGTGGAAATCTGACACAGACCTGAGGTGGCTTGGAGCTACTTGGTGAAGCCATAAGATTTGCCCATAAAAACAGTCTGACATTGTCTGACATTCTGGGATTACCCAGATTACTCAGGCTACATTCTGAGGGCATTTTTATTGCAGGTTGTTGCTGAAATCctgacaaaaataattttaaaatcaaatgcTGCTGTCACATAAATGAGGCCTTTTTCTATTGCTCcaattgattctttttctgatgaCCCATATCTAATTTTTCTATTGCTAAGTGTAACGTTAACAGCCTGCAATCCCATTCTTCTCCCATTATAGCAAAATACTGTTCTATCCAGTAATTGTCAGCCTTGGCAATGCTTTATCTACAACATGTATGACACTGAGATGGGAAAGTTATCAGTGGAGAACATCTCAATGATGATTGGGTTCAGAAAGGACCTTTGaggtcaggtttttaaaaattcatcacTCAGTCTTGACCTAAATTGCAGTTTCTAATTCTGAGCAAGTCACTACAGCTTTGCCTTTTTTTATCTCTCAGGGCTCTTTAGAGATATTTACTTCCTTCCTTTATAGCCAAACTGGACTCAAAGTCACATTGTTCTCCTTGcttacattttatatatataaaagaagaataACTCCACACGTGTGTTTTGTCCTTTATTGCTTGCTTTCAGCAACATAATGGATGCTAAGCAGCATCCTCACCATGGACAAACACCTCTCCCCCGCCCTTCGCCCCCCAAATACAAATATGgcaagcagaaaaagaaaatgctttactggggggaagggggaggaccaAGACACTGGAGGTCATCGACCATTTGGGATATGTGTGGTGAGGGGAAAAAGGGACTATAACAAAGGGAATAGGGGCCCCAGATATAGTTCTTTGCCCAGTGCCCACAAAAACCTGTACTCGTCCCTGAACTGATCCATCAAAAACAATAGGTCAAGGTAGCCCTTTGCATTCAGGGCACTACTGCTAGAGTCAATGGAGAAACCATTTTTTTCACCCAGTGGTTTCAGAttagaaacaaaacagaatacGTACTTTATTGGCGGCTTCCAACGCACTGAGCAGGTTTTGTAGCTCCTCCTTATTCATCTCTACGGAGTATTGCTTCATGTCACCCTTCTGTGACACACCCAGATCAAGACTCAGAAGCGGCATTTGCAGCATGGAGAGTTTATCACTAGACAGGGCAAgctgaaaggcaggataaaatgaATTTAGATCAGTTACGAAGAAGCCCTTTTCAGTGAATGAGCCTTGGTCGAATGGATATGCTGAAAGTTACAACTGCTCCTCTTCAGAGTTACCCCTACAGCCTCAGGTAAAGTCCAGCCACAAACATGCCGTTCTGAGCAGCTGAGCTTCTTTGTGGGTTGAATCTATAAGTTTTAAGCACAAAACTCTttctttttgaccaagtaattaATCGGAAAGGAAACCCGACCTAAAGATAATTTGGGGATTAAAGTTATGGTGAAATACTTTTGCAGCTACAGATTTAACTCCTCCCAATCATgctttatcgagtgatatgaccatatatggtcatgtaaaaaaaccctcccaaaatggccaatgatgggagtggagagggaggggcccaaggtggatgtgtccacagctctgcttcccaggacAGAAAATTATGTGCAGACACCGGGTTGAATCTATACTCTTCTAGCACAAAACTCTTTCTTTTTGACCACGTAATTAATTGGAAAGGAAACCCGACCTAAAGATAATTTGGGGATTAAAGTTATGGTTAAATACTTTTGCAACTACAGATTTAATTACTCTCAGTTATGATTTACATTAGGCCAaactttttcaaccaggatttcatgaaactcggtggtttcttgactgccctggaaggatttcctgaatgggtgcgagttaatttttaatatatatttttaatttgttaaatatttattgcatgatatgactatatatggtcatgtcaacccccctcccaaaatggccaatgatgggcctggagggagtaggaagggaggggccctgggtgggcgtgtccgcagctctgcttcccaaccatattttgcacaattgtgccacttctggggttcctcaaagcctggagaatgtttcagtggtatctcgatggtaaaaaaagttgagaatggctgcattAGGCCAACTAAATCCCCTACCATAAACCTAAAAGAAAAGCCAGGTATGTAGTCATGCCATGTGGGTACAGGACAGAAAATTATGTACAGACACTGTCCATCCAACTTGCTTGGCACAGTCTGTGTTCACTGACTACCTAAGCTCTGCAATTTTTTGCTAGATATTCATGCATAAGCTGTCATCTAACCTTTAGTTGCCAGTCAAAATCCTGTAGCTGTGCAGAAGAGATGGCATTGGTTCTCTCAATCAGCGCATGCCTGATATCGGGCTTTCTGCCCTTCAAGCAAGTCACTATTGCTTTTTGAGAATCAGAACTCATCTCACTCAACTGCAGAAGAGCCtagaaacaagaaacaaattatgccattttaaaaagacaagacACTTGCAAGAAAAATGCATCAAAAGGAGCTCAGCAATAACTAGATGCTACTTCTTCAGTTCAGTAGCATTGCCTAACATCATCAGGCGGAGTCTGACAGCCAGGAATCATGCACGCACAACCCTCTTCATGGACAGAGTGAGCCTGAGTCGCCGAGGAATCACAAAACAGCAAGCAGCTGAGAAACAGGCAAAGATGTTCACATGCTCAGCTGCAAAGCTCTCAAGTGCCCAGCTGCACTCTTCAAAGCCAGTCTGAAAGAGGGAAGTGCTGTTCTGCAGACTGTGAAAAATTAGGCTAGGTTCAGCAGGGCATAACTCACAGCCAGCAAGTTTGTTGCAGATGTTGGTTTTCCTGAAAATTCACCACTTCCTTTCAACTGCCTGTTTCTGAGATTATTGTGGGGTTCTGAGTGTCTCTGACAGGACAGGGGAGTGTGCGTGCACCTAGTTTCTGGTTGCAGAATTATATGATCCTGATTAGTACCACAGGTACAAACCAACCAAAGTCAAATTCTTTTCAGTCCTGCTGATTTAGTATGCTGTTTCACTCTCTTGTTGAAATCCTTGGGATTTCAAAAAGCTGACTGTGGTTGGATTACATCCTAGCAACTTTGCGTATCTACTCTAAAAGAAAAAGTTGACCATGACTTTTGCCCATCCCTCAAACATGTGGTGTTTTAAACATAGGCTAtatttatcaggaaaaaaaaaaggcacagtCCACTTGGTAGTTCTTCCCTAAAAGCTTCTTCCGCTCTTGTATTTGCTCCCATTAATCTCTGAACAGATAACACAGAGGAAACTTCTCACTGGATTGTGCTCATCTGAATTTTCCACCACAGCAGCTTAATTAATAGATGTCTTATGAACTCATTGATGCCCTTATACTGAAATAAGAAAACTGTAAATTCACCCAACCCTATCTATATAAATAGTTGGCAGTACTTAGAAGAAAATCCAATTCCATTTTAAAGTCCTAGAATATCCATTATACGCCCCAAGATGTCACTGTAAGGGGCTGTatgtatatgaatgaatgaatgaatgaatgaatgaatgaatgaatgaatgaatgaatgaatgaatgaatgaatgtatgtatgtatgtatgtatgtatgtatgtttaggGACTAAAAATAAACTACAGGAAATTCAAAAAGGTTAGCTTGTATGTTAATGTATCAGTGAAAAAAATGTCTCCAGATTCTAGAATGCTTCCTGTCATGAAAATTTAAATAAGCAATATATTTTACCCTGATCATAAAAGTAATCCAGAGGATATGTAATCTTTGCACACCTACATGCTAATCCAAACTCTGCCAACTTGTACAAGATGCCTGCTGAAGATTCATCAAGTTCATTATAACTTTTCTGTTATCAGATTTTCCTGTTGGATCAAAGAGTTTCAGCTGAGATAAAAAGCGCACACTTTCTTTAAAGCTCATACCTCTTCATCAGAGAGATCATGGCCGACCGTGGATTTAAAATAGGTGGCAGCCTGTTCTAAAACTTCCATCCATTCTGTCAAGTTCCAAACAGTGTTGTAATCTTGGTAGCGAGGATATGCACGGCCACACACACCATCAACCACTTTGTGGAGGAACTGAAAGAGATCATGTTTAATGGGTCTGTCATTTCCACTGGGTTGTGCCAGTGAAAAAACATCAGAGTCTTTTTAAAGCAGTACTACACACAACCATGGAATGTGAAATGGtatagtatagcctgatctcTCAGATAGAAtcatgggacctccagggtcatctagtccaatcccctgcacaatgtggggactcaaaactacctgcctacccacagttaTCCCAGGCAAACTTACCTGGGGAAAAGCACTACTAATGGAACTCATCTTATTACAAACTCTTAACTTATATGGGTTTTAAGACAAAAGAGCACAAAGGTTTTTATTTCTCCTTTCAGTTTAGACAGCATTCAATTATGTCCCACTGTCTTTATCTATACCATCATTTTATTCATCAGAGTGCTTCACTTGATTGTAGTAATTTATGtaagactagaaataaagcctgttgtacatttaaatacaacgggcgctagaaagggtggattagAGAGTATCCTTTGTGGCTTGGTGTTTGTGTGAGTGGAATTATAGGTGTTTGGGCAGTATGGATGGGAGCGGTTCAGGAGGTGTGGTGATGTCCCCTGCAAGCAGGAAGGTGCtttctggtggcagcagagggatCTTTGCTGGAAAGAGAAAAAGGGGGGTAATCATGCAATGGCCACCAAAATGTGGATGCATAGTCAGAGGGCACATGCTCATGTCATTGGGGCTCGTTTCATAGTCGGTGATGTGCGCAGGGGAGCCTGATGTCATGAGAGggcagaagctaaggagggctgtgcgtggccagtatttggatgggagaccttataGGAGTAGGGGTTATCACTGGCTGTGTAATTCTATTTgcgtctgtttgtctgtcttccTTCCCTCTATTTTTTGAcgcacccatccatccacccatctctTTACCTGCTTTCTGTCTCCCATCCATCCCTGTGTGTTCTAACTGTCTAGCTTTCTGTATGTCTTCCGTTATTGCTCCCATCCGTGTATCCCCttttgtctccctccctccttccttcttgactttcttctttcctgtcctccttccttcctggctTCCTTGTTTTCACTCTCCTggatgtgttttgttttctgtctcatctctctttctctctcttggtgTCTTCCTTTCGTCCTTCATTCTAtccttccatcccagcagccattTATCCCTTTATCTCCGGTATTGCTGCCAGCGATCCCTGTCTCTGCGAACTTTCTTACTGCCTgtatttcttcccttctttccggCAGCCCTGTATCTCTCCATGTCTGGTTTTATCTCTGTTATCTCCTTTGTGTCTATTTCTGTCTATTGGTGCTTGTATCTCTCCATATGTCTTTCTGtccctctgtctttttctcttccttcccagtTTCCCTCCCtgcatccatccatgcatccttgTATCTGTATTCTGTCTCCCAGCCATCCTTCTCCTGGCTAACTTTCtcactgtctgcctgtctgtggggtgggaggggtgaaGGGCTGTAGCATGGACTGGCTGGGATCTCTGCCTGTATATCTCCATGCTTCCTTTATCGCAATGCTGTCTCCCATGTTCTCACTCTCTGTCTTTGCATTCTGCTATCCCTGTATCTGTCCATCTGTGCTTTTCCCTGttaaggagggtgggtggggaaagggtGAGCTCTCTATCTCCCGTGTGTATATGTCTGTGTCGCTCTATTTGTCTATTGGTGTGTCTCTACCTTGGTCTCTTCTATTGGTGTCTCTCTGCCTTGGTCTCTTCGTTCCCTGCATGCTGGGCTCTCCATGCTGTCTGCCAAAGATCCGTCTCTCTGctttttttctgaactgtctggctggctagggagggaggggggagggctgtatCAGGGACTGCTTAGGACCTCTGGCCCTTCGTGTGAGCTCTCTCCTTGGCCTtgctgtctgtgtctctctctgcttgcatCTCTCCTCCGAGCACAATCCCCTGGCTTCGCGCGAAGGCCTCTCCCCGGCTCCCCCCCCACGCCAGGATCCCGGCCTCCCTTCTCCagggccccctcccaccccaggatcCCGGCCTCGGCGCAGGGAAACGCCATGGCTCGCTCACCAGGTCGGCCTGCTGACCATCGACGTCTGGAGAGCAAACCCCGCCCCAGGCAGGCCAAGGACCACGGCTCAGCCCGGGAAGGGGCAGGGGCGAAAGAAGGCCAATGCCCGCGCAGAGCCGACGAGTGAGTGAGGCAGAGGAGTCGGAACCAGCAAGCGCCGCTCAGCCCCCAGCGCTCCcgcccctcgccctcgccctcgccctcacCTCCAACGTCTCTGCAGGCGGCAACTTTTCCAGCCGCTTCATCTTTTCTCTTGCGGGTCCCCTCCGCCTTGCCCCGCCCCCTTCCACGTGACCGTGTCCTTGCCCCGCCCCGTCAAGCCCGGCGCTCGGAGGACGTCGCTTCcgcctttttccccctcccccttcacaggGCGCAGGCGCGAAATCGCTATCGCGAAGAAGGGAGCTTTCCTCTAGGAAGGCAAAGAGATAAGGGAACTTGTGCGGCCTGCAGAGCAAAGGTTCAGCGGCGAGCGTCTGCTTTGCAGGCATCAAGTCCTAGGGTCAGACCCTGGCATCCCcgtgtgtttttttctgtttgaagCCCATACATCTCCATTATGTGGGGGAtgcttcaaagaagaagaggCGTGGTTCGGGTTTTTCATGAAGAtggattcaagcgggtagccaaactggtctgaagcagcagaataaagtttgagtccagtagctttGTGGTGCTAGGTCGATATAGCCCCGGCAAGATTTAAAATCCGATTTACTACTGCAATTTATTGCAGCTCTGCTTGCAATTTCTGGTGGGTCGCCCTGCTTCTCTGAAGCATCACAGTGGGGTAAAGAAcctcctttaagatcaaccacgttttattcaaggtgtaagcttctgtgtgcatgcacacttgttcAGATATAAAGAAAGGGTTAGAAAGCCACTGGCAAGATTTTAAGCCGACTTACTACCGCAATTAATTGCAATTCCGCTTGCAATTTTGGTGGGTCGCCGTGTTCCTCTGAAGCATTACAGCTTGGGTCTGGGGCCTCTTTTAAGATCAactcagttttattcaaggtgtaagcttctgtgtgcatgcacacttgttcAGATATAAAGAAACTCAAAAGGGTTAGGAAGCCAGTGACACGAAGAACCTCGGAGCAATGCAGGGGGTGTAGGTAAAAGTCGGGCCTAGATGATTTCAAACGGTTTCTCGTTGCATAtatttttaagattgaaacgaaATAAGACCACCTTCATTCGGTAgatcagggatgggcaaactgtggccctccagaagtctatggactaaaattcccatgagccactgccagcgtttgttggcagggactcatgggaattgtagtccatggagatctggagggccacagtttgcccactcctgctgTAGACAATGTCTTAGGtagcaccacaaaaatcatgcatCCACAGCGTCCTAGTGCCTCAGTGGGGCAGAAACCTGGTTGAAATGCATGGATCCTCATAGAACCATATGATTTTTGCACTGAACTGCTTCAGACTCACCATAAGATCACCTACTGTATCAATAGGCATAGCATACACCATAAACATCACAGATCCACACACTTTTGTGGCAAACCATGTGGCAAAAACATGGatccaaagcatggatcctcagggtttttgcatccaGGCCCCCGAAACTCACCATAAGACCACCTATTGTATTGATAGgcacagcatacaccacaaaaatcacagatccatgcctTTATAACCATGCTACACAGCAAAAATATGGATCCAAAGCATGGATTCTCAGGGGTTTTCCATCCAGGCCCCCCAAACTCACAGTAAGATCATTTCTATTGGCAGCCACAGCATACACCAGAAAAAGTCACAGATCCACACCTTTATGTCTACAGCACAGAGCAAAAACTTGGTTCCAAAACACGGATTCTCAGGGTTTTTGCACTGGGCCTCCACAAAAGTCACCGTAAGATCACCTCTTCTATCAATAGCCAAAGCATAACCACAAAAATCTCAGATCCACACCTTCGTGGTGATGCCAcagggcaaaaacatggttccacgCATGGATCCTCACAGATCCACTCACCCCAAAATCACCTTAAGATCACCTCTCCTATCAATAGCCACAACATACACCACAAAATCATATACCCACACTTTGGAGCCATGACAGGGAGCAAAAACATGCTTCATAAGGAcagatcctcagggtttttgcatccaGACCCCCCCAGATCACCTGTTCTATTGATATCTGGAATACATCGCAAAATCCTGTATCCACATCTTCACGGCTCTACTAAATGTTCTCCTTAAAAGGAAAAGACTTGACTACGTAATGGTGCCCAGTTAGTAATGAAGAAATGAGGGCAAGTCGGCATTCAAAGTCCAAAAGAAACCGACCCAACTAGCACTACAgaaataataaagaaacttttcatTCTAATCAAAGTGTATCAAAGTCTGTTTGTtgttcaaaaaaaaaatatttaggtCAAGGCATAATAGGATCTAAACAATCTCCCCAGTTTTCAAAGGAAATGCTTTTCTTCACCGGCTTGTCCTTCTGAACATTTCTTCAAAAAGTAACCTCTTCTGTTCCTCTATGATTCAAAACTGCTTAATCGATAATCTTTTAGCAAACTCCAGCCATAACTCTTCCCTTTAGCGGGGACCTTGAACAGAGATTCGTACCCAAACTAAGAACTCATGTCGGTCTGCTCTGAGAGTGGCTGAAAATTCTGGTGACTGGTGTGGCATtgcttccagcccccccccccaaagtgacaGTCATGTAGTTGCCCAAAGGTACCCccaggactgcaaggcgaacaaaccggtcagtcctagaggagatcagccctgactgctccttagaaggccaggacctgaagatgaaactcaaatactttggccacctcatgagaaggactccctgtagaagagcctaatgctgggagcgatggagggcaaaagaagaaggggacaacagagaatgaggtggctggatggagtcactgaagcagtaggtgcaaacttaaatggactccggggaatcgtagaggacaggaaggcctggaggatcattatccatggtgtcacgatgggtcggacatgacttagcacctaacaacaacaacaacaacaacaaccttaaaATGCCACAATGGGTTTATATCTCTCCCCCTTTTTGCTACAGATCCTTTGTAGCTCTTCCAACTTTGTCATTGTGGCTCAAGTTGATTAGTCTCAGGATTCtgtggtccattctgcacaagtttaatgtagcagaagggttgcaaattgtaatcgctactaatatgcagttatgcacgacgtcgtacacaatctgccacactcctgaaacaggccctctaaaagcgctttgttgtagcgcttccagggaaatcccaaaaagtggattcaccctctggaaagcgctatactcttgcaaataatctgcaacagtttcgaaaaagttctatgcgttcccattgttgcggtttcagcaaagtccctccccctggctctctcctctgaacttccggcgaagcgattgccatttttttttctcggagtgagcggagagcaacgaacctgcgagccttcattcacccagcgaggcttctccggctgcagtccctccacagacctgctttaaagctcgcctcaagtcaccaagcacaacacagccccgtttgcaagttccttttattttcggctgaaaatcgcaccaatgcacgggggtgggggggatttttttttcactcgggggagcgtggcaacgatgaaatgacagctcgcATGCCAggtgccagctagatgggtctctacattaggaggccagctttcatggcagagctgGGGAGAGGTTTCCCAAACCCAGGCCCAGCTCTAGGAGGGCTCTGGTCCTTTGGAACACCAAGTCATTGCCAGGTTGGAAATGTGCCTGGTAGGAACACTGCCTAGGTCGCCCAGGACAGATCTCAGAAGTAGGCATGTGCAGTTCAGATAGTCccaaagtacctgaatcaatttTGATTTGGACACTTTTGGGACAAATCTGATCTGAATCCCACTTCTCCGTACAGGGAATCCAATTCTATAGGCACCTGAAGAGGATACCCCATCcaacattcattttttttcaatggtgaaaagaaaaaaagagaacagaaaatcttatttttcccttgccattggAAAGAACAGAGGTTTCCAATGGTTCC from the Paroedura picta isolate Pp20150507F chromosome 10, Ppicta_v3.0, whole genome shotgun sequence genome contains:
- the COMMD8 gene encoding COMM domain-containing protein 8, with product MPAKQTLAAEPLLCRPHKFPYLFAFLEESSLLRDSDFAPAPCEGGGGKRRKRRPPSAGLDGAGQGHGHVEGGGARRRGPAREKMKRLEKLPPAETLEFLHKVVDGVCGRAYPRYQDYNTVWNLTEWMEVLEQAATYFKSTVGHDLSDEEALLQLSEMSSDSQKAIVTCLKGRKPDIRHALIERTNAISSAQLQDFDWQLKLALSSDKLSMLQMPLLSLDLGVSQKGDMKQYSVEMNKEELQNLLSALEAANKVVLQLK